A genome region from Variovorax paradoxus includes the following:
- a CDS encoding NADP-dependent oxidoreductase, whose protein sequence is MSSSITNHQVRLAKRPEGTATRENWKFTTEPVGEPAEGGVLVKTLSLSLDPAMRGWLNDAKSYIPPVGIDEVMRAGGIGRVVASKNPKFAVGDTVYGTLGVQEYILVAQEDLKRNGLVKVDLSVGTIGQWLNVLGMPGMTGYFGLMDVGQPKPGETVVVSGAAGAVGQTVGQLAKIKGCRVVGIAGGAAKCDWVVKELGFDACIDYKSGEGAVRAGLKEHCPKGVDVYFDNVGGEILDHVLAKLARKARIIICGAISQYNNANSMPAAGPRNYLSLLVNRARMEGIVVFDYADRYHIAIAEMAGYLKDGRMKSKEDVVKGLDTFPESLNKLFAGENFGKLVLQVAETA, encoded by the coding sequence GTGAGCAGTTCGATCACCAACCACCAGGTCCGCCTCGCCAAGCGCCCCGAGGGCACCGCCACGCGCGAGAACTGGAAGTTCACCACGGAGCCCGTCGGCGAGCCTGCCGAAGGCGGTGTGCTGGTCAAGACGCTGTCGCTGTCGCTCGACCCCGCCATGCGCGGCTGGCTCAACGACGCCAAGAGCTACATCCCTCCCGTGGGCATCGACGAAGTGATGCGCGCCGGCGGCATCGGCCGCGTGGTCGCCTCGAAGAACCCCAAGTTCGCCGTGGGCGACACGGTCTACGGCACGCTCGGCGTGCAGGAATACATCCTCGTTGCGCAGGAAGACCTGAAGCGCAACGGCCTGGTGAAGGTCGACCTGAGCGTCGGCACCATCGGCCAGTGGCTCAACGTGCTCGGCATGCCTGGCATGACCGGCTACTTCGGCCTGATGGACGTGGGCCAGCCCAAGCCGGGCGAAACGGTGGTGGTGTCCGGCGCGGCGGGCGCCGTGGGGCAGACGGTGGGGCAGCTCGCGAAGATCAAGGGCTGCCGCGTGGTCGGCATCGCCGGCGGCGCCGCCAAGTGCGACTGGGTGGTGAAGGAGCTGGGCTTCGACGCCTGCATCGACTACAAGTCGGGCGAAGGCGCGGTGCGCGCGGGCCTGAAGGAGCACTGCCCGAAGGGCGTGGACGTGTACTTCGACAACGTCGGCGGCGAGATCCTCGACCACGTCCTGGCCAAGCTGGCGCGCAAGGCTCGCATCATCATCTGCGGCGCCATCAGCCAGTACAACAACGCCAACAGCATGCCTGCCGCCGGCCCGCGCAACTACCTGAGCCTGCTGGTGAACCGCGCACGCATGGAAGGCATCGTGGTGTTCGACTACGCCGACAGGTACCACATCGCCATCGCGGAGATGGCCGGCTATCTGAAGGACGGCCGCATGAAGAGCAAGGAGGACGTGGTCAAGGGCCTGGACACCTTCCCCGAGTCGCTCAACAAGCTCTTCGCGGGCGAGAACTTCGGCAAGCTGGTGTTGCAGGTGGCTGAAACGGCGTGA
- a CDS encoding fimbrial biogenesis chaperone, whose amino-acid sequence MCTNTRFRWAIAILLTLALQWPAGAGVMLGGTRVILGEKDREASIPVKNTGVSPYVVQAWIDAGEGQNKTPLLVTPPLSRLDPGMENILRIMRTAGDLPADRESVFWLNVKEIPERSKEENVLQIAVRSRIKVFYRPSGLQGKPDESRARLKWAVSAGAQGKGAVLRIANPTAYHVTFTALNVNDGQQLINADMIPAFGESAYPLSEMKAPQAVQVGYTTLNDYGGETPQERVRVPAAAEPAAVTVEIVPPPPADGAAR is encoded by the coding sequence ATGTGCACCAACACCCGCTTCCGATGGGCCATCGCCATCCTGCTGACGCTGGCACTGCAGTGGCCTGCCGGCGCGGGCGTGATGCTCGGCGGCACCCGCGTGATCCTCGGCGAAAAGGACCGCGAAGCCTCCATTCCGGTGAAGAACACCGGCGTCTCGCCCTACGTGGTCCAAGCCTGGATCGATGCCGGCGAAGGGCAGAACAAGACCCCGCTGCTGGTCACGCCGCCGTTGTCGCGGCTCGACCCGGGCATGGAGAACATCCTTCGCATCATGCGCACGGCCGGCGACCTGCCGGCGGACCGTGAATCGGTGTTCTGGCTCAACGTCAAGGAGATTCCCGAGAGGTCGAAGGAGGAGAACGTGCTGCAGATCGCGGTGCGCAGCCGCATCAAGGTTTTCTACCGGCCTTCGGGACTGCAAGGCAAGCCAGATGAATCGCGCGCCAGGCTCAAGTGGGCGGTGAGCGCCGGCGCGCAAGGCAAGGGCGCTGTGCTGCGCATCGCCAACCCCACGGCCTATCACGTGACCTTCACCGCGCTGAACGTCAACGACGGCCAGCAGCTCATCAATGCAGACATGATCCCCGCCTTCGGCGAGAGCGCCTACCCGCTGAGCGAGATGAAGGCGCCGCAGGCGGTTCAGGTCGGCTACACCACGCTCAACGACTACGGCGGCGAGACGCCCCAGGAGCGCGTGCGGGTTCCAGCAGCCGCCGAGCCCGCGGCGGTGACGGTCGAGATCGTTCCTCCTCCGCCTGCCGATGGCGCTGCGCGCTGA
- a CDS encoding fimbrial protein, whose amino-acid sequence MKKFVVARLAILAAAGALSQSAFAADGTINFTGEIVDAPCSISATSQNMVVPLGKVSRTTFDGSTAGTAVPGKKATPAKFKIDLLGCGASAKGAIVTFSGTADSDDATSLRVANAGQVSVGAASGVAIEIGDSAGTKIPLGSASGEYVLGLGDNSLNFQAAYVATRTTVTPGPANSVAQFTVAYK is encoded by the coding sequence ATGAAGAAGTTTGTAGTTGCCCGGCTCGCAATTCTGGCCGCCGCAGGCGCGCTGTCCCAAAGTGCTTTTGCCGCCGACGGCACCATCAATTTCACCGGCGAGATCGTCGACGCGCCCTGCTCGATTTCCGCCACCAGCCAGAACATGGTCGTGCCCCTGGGCAAGGTCTCGAGGACGACTTTCGACGGCTCCACTGCCGGCACGGCGGTGCCCGGCAAGAAGGCCACCCCCGCCAAGTTCAAGATCGACCTGCTTGGCTGCGGTGCGAGCGCCAAGGGCGCGATCGTGACCTTCTCCGGCACCGCCGACTCCGACGACGCGACGAGCCTTCGCGTCGCCAATGCCGGCCAGGTGAGCGTGGGCGCGGCCTCGGGCGTTGCCATCGAAATCGGCGATTCCGCCGGCACCAAGATCCCGCTGGGTTCGGCATCGGGTGAATACGTGCTGGGCCTCGGCGACAACTCGCTGAACTTCCAGGCGGCCTACGTCGCCACCAGGACGACAGTGACGCCGGGTCCGGCCAACTCGGTCGCGCAGTTCACCGTCGCCTACAAGTAA